CACGACGGGCTGGCCGCCAGCCAGGCGCCCGCCGCCGACGTCATGAGCCGCGTGTTCGGCACAGCCGGTGCGCGGGTCATCGCCATCGGCATCGCCGTGTCCACACTGGGGTTCTGCAACATCACCCTGGTGGCGGGCGCCCGCGTGCTGCAGGTCATGGGTGAGGACGGCCTGTTCTTCGCCAGCGTGGCCCGGCTGCATCCCCGCTACCGCACGCCCAATATCGCGCTGATGGCGCTGGCGGCCTGGGCGATCGTGCTGGTGCTGGGAGCCAACTACGGCCAGTTGCTGGACTTTGCCGCGTTCGGCGACTGGGCGGCCTACGCCGTCACCATCGCCACGCTGTTCTGGTACCGCCGCCACGGCGGCGAACGCCCGGCCTTCGCCACACCGGCCTATCCGCTGCTGCCGCTGGTCTTCATGGCCACGGTGGTCGCAGTGGTGGTGGCCTATGCCCTGGACAAGCCGCTGAGCGCGGGCGTCGTCTGCCTGGTGGTGCTCGCAGGCCTGCCCGTCTATGCGGTCTGGCGACGCCTGTTCAGTAAACTCGCTCGCTGATCACGGGCACCGATGCCACAATGACCCGGTTAAGCTGAGGAAAGCAGATGGCACAGCAAGGTCCGACGTCGCCCGTACCCGTTCCCACCCCGCAGGATGCCGCGCAACCGGCGCCCACGCCCGTACGCGAAGGCATCGACCTCATCGTCAACGACAAGCGCTACAGGCACACCGGCGACAAGACCATGCCGCTGCTGTGGTACCTGCGCGACGTACTTCGCCTCACCGGCGCCAAGTACGGCTGCGACCAGGGCGATTGCGGCTTCTGCACGGTAATCGTCGACGGTCGCGCCGTCGCGGCCTGCCACACCCCGATGGCCAAGCTGTCCGGCAAGCGCGTCACCACGGTCGAAGGCCTGTCCGGCAAGGACGGCAAGCTGCATCCCGTGCAGCAGGCCTGGATCGACGAGGACGCGATCATGTGCGGCTTCTGCCAGCCGGGCCAGATCATGGCGGCGGTGGATCTGCTCTCCCGGCAGAAGAACCCCTCCGACGACGACATCGACAAGATCGGCAATCTTTGCCGCTGCGGCAGCTACGGCCGCATACGCAAGGCGATCAAGCGCGCGGCCGGCACGATGAAGGACGGCAAGGCATGAGCGGCGAAGTCCGGCTGTCCCGTCGCCGCTTCCTCAAGTACGCCGCCGGCACCGCCGGTGCGCTGGTCATCGGCATCGGCACGGCGGAAGCGCTCGATCGTCCGCCGCCCCTGGGCCTGCTCGGCGATGCATGGGCGCAGGTCGGCCCCTACCTGCGCGTGGCCGCCGACGGCCGCGTGTACATCGGCGTGCGCGATCCTGACAACGGCGAAGGCACCGCCACCTCGCTGGCCCGGATCATCGCCGAGGAACTGGATGCCGACTGGTCGCAGGTGATCGTCGAACCGCTGGGCCTGGGCGTGCGATCGGGCAACGGCGAGCCGGATTTTATCTACGGACGCCAGCGCAGCGGCGATGCCACCAGCATTCCCGCCGCCTGGGCGGATCTGCGCCAGGCCGGCGCGCTCGGCCGCTGGCTGCTGCTACAGGCCGCCGCGCGGCGGCTCGGCCTGCCCGCCGACCAGCTGCGCAGCGAGAACGGCGCGGTGATCGCCAGCGACGGTCGCCGCCTCTCGTATGCCGACCTGGCGTCTGCGGCCGCGTCGGTGGATGCGCCCTCCAGCCCGCCGCCGCTGAAGGCGGCCGACCAGTACCGCCTCATCGGCCAGCCGGCGGGCGATGTCGATGCACGCGCCGCCGTCACCGGACAACTGCGTTACACCGCCGACGACACCGTCGGCAATGCCGTGGTCGCCGTGCTGGCGCGCTGCCCGTACCCGGGTGGCACGCTGGACAGCGCGGATCGCGATGCCGCGAAGAAGGTCGAGGGCGTCTACGACATCATCGACATCACGCCGGAGCAGGGCCAGGCGCCCGGTGACACACCCCAGGCGCCGGCCATCGCCGTCCTGGCGAGCGACACCTGGGCCGCCCTGTCCGGGCGCGCCGCACTGAAGGCCAAGTGGAAGCCGGGCGCCACGCCGGAGCCCAACAGCTACACGCTCGAACAGAAAGCCCTCGAACTGTTCGCCGATGATGCCGCCACGCCCAGCACCGTGCGCAGCGACGGCGACATCGCGGCCATCCGCAAGAAAGCCGCGCGCACGCTCGAAGCCACTTACTTCCAGCCGTGGGTGGCCCACGCCACCGCGGAAACGCCCAACTGCGTCGTCCGCCTCGATCCGGACACCAGCATCACCGTCATCGCCGCGACGCAGTCGCCGCGCGCCGCCTACGCGGTGGTCCAGCGGATGACCGGCTTCAGGCCGGACCAGATCGACATCCAGGTGCCACGTGGCGGCGGTGCGTTCGGCCGACGCCTCGAGCAGGACTACATCGCCGAGGCCGTCGCCGTGGCGCTGGCGAAGAAAGACGACGCCATCCGCAACCGCCCGGTGCGGCTGCTGTGGACACGCGACGACGACCTGGCGCACGACTACTACCGTCCGCTGGCCGTGCATCGTCTGAATGCCTTCATCGATCGCAAGAAAGCCCTCGTGGGCTGGCAACAGCGCATGGCCAGCCCTTCGGTGCTGGCGGGCGGCAATACGCCCGACAACCGCCTGTGGCAGTCCGAACTGGTAGCCGACGCGCTGCCGGCCGGTCTGGTGCCGAACTTCCGCAGCGACTGGTACCCGCTGCCGTCGCAGCTGTCACGCGGCGAGTGGCGCGGTTCGCCGAACGTCACGCCCACCTTCGCGTCGGAAAGCTTCATCGACGAGATCGCCAACCTGCTGAAGGTGAACCCGCTCGATTTCCGCCTCGGCATGCTGGGCGAAGGGCGCCAGCTGCCCTACAGCGGTCGCGGCGGCCCCATCGACACGGCCCGCCTGGCCAACGTGCTGAAACTGGCCGCCGAGAAAATCGACTGGAGCCGCTGGCTGCGCAGCGAGAACGGCCTGGGCATCGCCTGTTCGTATGTTTTCGGTGCCTACGTGGCCCATGCCATCGAAGTGGCCCCGTCGGGCGAAGGCATCGACATCCACCGTGCCGTCTGCGTGGCCGACGTCGGGCGCGTGATCAATCCGCTGGGCCTCGAGGCCCAGCTGCAGGGTGCCACCATGGACGCGCTGTCCACCGCGCTCAACCTGGCCATCACGGTGAAGGATGGCCGGGTGCAGCAGACGGGCTTCCGCGACTACCCCTTGGCGGCCACGCAACCCCTCCCCTATGAGGTGGAAACCGTGATCGTGCCGTCCATGGCCGAGCCCACCGGGGCCAGCGTGATCGGTGTACCCTCGGCGGCACCCGCGCTGGCCAACGCCGTGTTCCGCGCCACCGCGGTACGCATCAGACGCCTGCCGCTGCTGCGCGAGCTGTCCCGCCTGCGCTGACACCCCCGTCCCGCCCGAGGTAACGCATGACCATCGCATCATTCACCTCGGGCTCGACGGCCACGCGGACCGACGCCGACCTGATCGGCAGCAACAAGCGCTTCTACGACGCGCTGTGGTCCGAGGCCAAGCTGTTTTCGCCCGACCGCTTCAATACGTGGCCGCTGGTGGCCGAGTTGACGGCGCAGACCACCCGCCGGCTTGAGGTCGCCCCGGGCCTGCGCCCACGGCTGCCCCTGGAAGGCACCCAGTTCGTGGACCTCAGCCGCCCGGCCCTGGCCGAGCTGGGCCGGCACGGCGCACGGGTGGCCAACGCCATGATCGGCGCCCTGCCCTTCCGTGACGCCAGCTTCGACTTCGTCTGTGCCTTCGACATCCTGGAACACGTGGTGGATGACGAGGGGGCGCTGGGCGAGCTGGCGCGCGTGGCCGAACCCGGCGCCCGACTGCTGATCTCCGTACCGCTGCATCCCGACGCCTGGACGGCGTTCGACGACTTCGTCGGGCATTACCGCCGTTACGAGCCCGAGGCCATCCGTGACCTGCTGGCCCGCCACGGCTTCACGATCGAGCGCAGCGCCGTCTACGGCATGCAGCCGAAGTCGTCGAAGCTGCTCGACCTGGGTCAGTGGTACCTGACTCATCAACGCGCGCGCGCCATGTGGTGGTACAACCGCGTTTTCATGCCCCTGGGCGTCCGGTTCCAGAAGGCGCTGTCCTTCACGCCCGGCTTCGAGCCAGGCCCCGGTGTCGACGAAGTGCTGCTGGTCTGCCGCAAGGCAGCCACTTAAATCGAGCAAAAACAGGGGCTTTACATATGGCGCGGCGCAACTGGTTATGATGCGCCACCCTCCCCGCCCCTTCCGGAATCGGCATGCTCTATCTCATGCACGAATGGCAACGCTCGATGCTCAGCCCGCTGACCTACTGGGCCGAGGCGAGCGCGAAGATGTTCGGCGATGCCGCCAGCCCGTTTGCCCGCATGCCTGGCGCCGACCGCGCCGCCGCGGGTTACGAACTGATGTTCCGGCTGGGCAAGGCCTACGAAAAGCCGGAGTTCGACATTCACAGCGTGCACGCCCACGGGCATGACGTGGCCATCGTGGAACAGGTAGCGCTGGCCAAACCGTTCTGCACGCTCAAGCGTTTCAAGCGCTTCTCGGACGACCAGGCCACGGTCGACACGATGAAGAACGACCCCGCCGTGCTCGTGGTCGCCCCGCTGTCGGGCCACCACTCCACGCTGCTGCGCGATACGGTGCGCACCCTGCTGCGCGACCACAAGGTGTACATCACCGACTGGGTGGACGCCCGCATGATTCCCCTCGACGCCGGCTCGTTCTCACTGGCGGACTACGTGGCGTACATCGAGGAGTTCATCCGTCACGTGGGCGTGCACCGCGCGCACGTGGTGTCGGTCTGCCAGCCCACCGTGCCGGTGCTGGCCGCCGTCTCGCTGATGGCGGCACGTGGCGAAGCCACCCCGGCCACGCTGACGCTGATGGGCGGCCCGATCGATACCCGCAAGAGTCCGACCAGCGTCGACAACCTGGCCACCACGCGCCCGCTGTCTTGGTTTCGCAACCAGCTGATCCACAAGGTGCCCTACCAGTACCCTGGCGCGGGCCGCGAGGTGTATCCGGGCTTCCTGCAGCACGCCGGCTTCCTCGCCATGAACCCGAGCCGGCACGTCATGTCGCACTGGGATTTCTACGAAAACCTGCGCAAGGGCGACCTCGACGACGCCGAGCAGCACCGCAAGTTCTACGACGAATACAACGCGGTGCTCGACATGCCGGCGGAATATTACCTCGACACCATCGAGACCGTGTTCCAGGAGCACCGCCTGCCCAAGGGCACGTGGGAAATCCACGGTGAGCTGGTGCAACCGGCGAAGATCAAGGACACCGCCCTGCTCACCATCGAGGGTGAACTGGACGACATTTCCGGAGCCGGCCAGACGGAAGCCGCGCACGGGCTATGCAAAGGCATTGCGAAGAAGCGCAAGAAGCACATCACCATCGAGGGCGCCGGACACTACGGCATCTTCAGCGGCCGCCGCTGGCGCGAAGTGGTTTACCCCGACGTGCGCGATTTCATCAAGGCGCACGATAAAGGCAACAGCAACACCGGCGCGCAGGGAAACCGGCCGGCCTGATCACGTCCGGCATGTGTGTGCGTGTAGGAGCGGACGATGTCCGCGAATCCTCACCATGCCTATGCCGAACGATGCCGAACGCGACGCACAAGCCGGCGTTACGCCCGATGAAGCCGGCTTTGTCGGGCGTCTAAAACGCCCGCTCGATTTGGCGTTCGGCTTCATTCGCCGGACCAGCCCCTGAGGGTTCGCGCGCATCGCGCGCTCCTACAACAGCGCCCAGCCGATCAGGCCGACGACGATGAAGAAAGGCGTGGACCACAGATGGAACGTGGCCCAGGCCTTACGCTCGCCCAGCAGGCGCAGGGCGATCAGGTTGGCCAGCGAGCCCAGCACGAAACCAAAGCCGCCCACGTTCACGCCGAACGCGATGGTGCGCCAGTCGTGTGAATACTCTGCCAGCAGGATGGCTGCGGGTACGTTGCTGACCAGCTGCGAGGCCAGCGCACCCGTGGCGTACAGGTGCGACGGAATGTCCAGACCGAGACCGCCGATGAACGAACGGATGGTCTCCAGGCCGGCCAGCATGCGCAGGTCGATGAACATCAGCACGAAGGTCAGAAGCAGCCCCCAGTCGATCGCGGCCACCACGCGGCGGCGGAACACCAGGAAAACGGCCAGCACGCCCAGCAGCGCCCACAGCTCGTGGTGCAGGTCCGCCAGCACCAGGAACGGCAGGTAGAGGACCCCTGCGGTGACCAGCAGGCCTCGCTCCACCGCATGCTCGGTGCCGTCGTGCACTTCCAGCGGCTCGGCGGGAAACGCCATCGCGGTGACTGCCAGCAACAGCACGAGCACGATGGCCACCAGGGGAAGCATGGCCAGCACGAACCCGCCGAAGCCATTGCCCCATTGCTGCCACAGGAAAAGGTTCTGCGGATTGCCGATCGGGGTGAGCATCGAGCCGGCGTTCACGGCCAGTGCCTCGAAAATCACCAGGCGCGTCGCCGGCATGCGGGCGATGCGACACATGCTGAGGGTGAGCGGCACCATGACGAACAACGACACGTCGTTGGTCAGCAGCATCGACAGCAGGGCGGTCAGCGCGACCAGGCCCAGCGCGGCGATCCGCCGGGTGGCGGTTCGGTCGATCAGCCAGCGGCCGGCGACGTTCAGCGCGCCGCTGTGTTCCACGGCCTTGGTCAGGATCAGCAGACCCGTGAGGGTGGCGATGGTCGGCCAGTCCACCAGGCCGGGCCAGCTCGCGATCCGCGACGGCTGGGCCACCGCGAACGCCAGAGCAGCCGCCAGTAGGACAAGAAAGAGCACGTCGCGGCGCAGGTTGCGCAACGAGTCGGGTAGCCACGTCATGGATGGATTCCGCCGGAGAGGGCGGGATCATAACGTCACGCGGTGTCGCCCGGATGTACAGACCGACACCGCGTGCACCACGCGACGGGACGCGCCGAGGTCAGTCGTCGTGGCTGACGGGTATGCTCACCTTGCCGGCGACGCCGTGCTGTTCGATGTCGCCGCTGCCTTTCTTGCGCACGGTCAGGTTGCCCTTTACGCCATCGACGCCCAGAT
This DNA window, taken from Luteibacter sp. 9135, encodes the following:
- a CDS encoding (2Fe-2S)-binding protein, yielding MAQQGPTSPVPVPTPQDAAQPAPTPVREGIDLIVNDKRYRHTGDKTMPLLWYLRDVLRLTGAKYGCDQGDCGFCTVIVDGRAVAACHTPMAKLSGKRVTTVEGLSGKDGKLHPVQQAWIDEDAIMCGFCQPGQIMAAVDLLSRQKNPSDDDIDKIGNLCRCGSYGRIRKAIKRAAGTMKDGKA
- a CDS encoding xanthine dehydrogenase family protein molybdopterin-binding subunit; the protein is MSGEVRLSRRRFLKYAAGTAGALVIGIGTAEALDRPPPLGLLGDAWAQVGPYLRVAADGRVYIGVRDPDNGEGTATSLARIIAEELDADWSQVIVEPLGLGVRSGNGEPDFIYGRQRSGDATSIPAAWADLRQAGALGRWLLLQAAARRLGLPADQLRSENGAVIASDGRRLSYADLASAAASVDAPSSPPPLKAADQYRLIGQPAGDVDARAAVTGQLRYTADDTVGNAVVAVLARCPYPGGTLDSADRDAAKKVEGVYDIIDITPEQGQAPGDTPQAPAIAVLASDTWAALSGRAALKAKWKPGATPEPNSYTLEQKALELFADDAATPSTVRSDGDIAAIRKKAARTLEATYFQPWVAHATAETPNCVVRLDPDTSITVIAATQSPRAAYAVVQRMTGFRPDQIDIQVPRGGGAFGRRLEQDYIAEAVAVALAKKDDAIRNRPVRLLWTRDDDLAHDYYRPLAVHRLNAFIDRKKALVGWQQRMASPSVLAGGNTPDNRLWQSELVADALPAGLVPNFRSDWYPLPSQLSRGEWRGSPNVTPTFASESFIDEIANLLKVNPLDFRLGMLGEGRQLPYSGRGGPIDTARLANVLKLAAEKIDWSRWLRSENGLGIACSYVFGAYVAHAIEVAPSGEGIDIHRAVCVADVGRVINPLGLEAQLQGATMDALSTALNLAITVKDGRVQQTGFRDYPLAATQPLPYEVETVIVPSMAEPTGASVIGVPSAAPALANAVFRATAVRIRRLPLLRELSRLR
- a CDS encoding class I SAM-dependent methyltransferase; the protein is MTIASFTSGSTATRTDADLIGSNKRFYDALWSEAKLFSPDRFNTWPLVAELTAQTTRRLEVAPGLRPRLPLEGTQFVDLSRPALAELGRHGARVANAMIGALPFRDASFDFVCAFDILEHVVDDEGALGELARVAEPGARLLISVPLHPDAWTAFDDFVGHYRRYEPEAIRDLLARHGFTIERSAVYGMQPKSSKLLDLGQWYLTHQRARAMWWYNRVFMPLGVRFQKALSFTPGFEPGPGVDEVLLVCRKAAT
- a CDS encoding polyhydroxyalkanoate depolymerase; the protein is MLYLMHEWQRSMLSPLTYWAEASAKMFGDAASPFARMPGADRAAAGYELMFRLGKAYEKPEFDIHSVHAHGHDVAIVEQVALAKPFCTLKRFKRFSDDQATVDTMKNDPAVLVVAPLSGHHSTLLRDTVRTLLRDHKVYITDWVDARMIPLDAGSFSLADYVAYIEEFIRHVGVHRAHVVSVCQPTVPVLAAVSLMAARGEATPATLTLMGGPIDTRKSPTSVDNLATTRPLSWFRNQLIHKVPYQYPGAGREVYPGFLQHAGFLAMNPSRHVMSHWDFYENLRKGDLDDAEQHRKFYDEYNAVLDMPAEYYLDTIETVFQEHRLPKGTWEIHGELVQPAKIKDTALLTIEGELDDISGAGQTEAAHGLCKGIAKKRKKHITIEGAGHYGIFSGRRWREVVYPDVRDFIKAHDKGNSNTGAQGNRPA
- a CDS encoding SLC13 family permease — its product is MTWLPDSLRNLRRDVLFLVLLAAALAFAVAQPSRIASWPGLVDWPTIATLTGLLILTKAVEHSGALNVAGRWLIDRTATRRIAALGLVALTALLSMLLTNDVSLFVMVPLTLSMCRIARMPATRLVIFEALAVNAGSMLTPIGNPQNLFLWQQWGNGFGGFVLAMLPLVAIVLVLLLAVTAMAFPAEPLEVHDGTEHAVERGLLVTAGVLYLPFLVLADLHHELWALLGVLAVFLVFRRRVVAAIDWGLLLTFVLMFIDLRMLAGLETIRSFIGGLGLDIPSHLYATGALASQLVSNVPAAILLAEYSHDWRTIAFGVNVGGFGFVLGSLANLIALRLLGERKAWATFHLWSTPFFIVVGLIGWALL